The following proteins are encoded in a genomic region of Bernardetia sp. MNP-M8:
- the nhaC gene encoding Na+/H+ antiporter NhaC, translating into MSTNSKTPTPTLFQSLIPILGLIVLLVFNVLIFGDNATSGANQVALLLAGAIAGLVAWYLKMSWTQVMDGVLESINSAMSAVLILLMIGALAGTWMLSGIVPALIYYGLQVLTPTFFLVASCIVCALVSLGTGSSWSTIATVGIALLGIGAALGFDEGLVAGAIISGAYFGDKMSPLSDTTNLAPAMAGTDLFTHIRYMLYTTVPSFSITLILFLIIGLMSENTASASNVNEIMSAIENKFSISPFLFAVPVAVIALIVSKVPALPSLLIGSVLGGIFAIIFQPEIIEQVANVAPTLESLNKEPETAYRNMRIFALENFGGYTAVMMAMFGDVSLITDSETVNGLLSSSGMKGMLGTIWLILCAMIFGGVMDAAGMLARISNAVISLAHSTGSMIAATVGTCIVFNLTASDQYLAVVVPGKMYANAFRKKGLAPENLSRTLEDSGTVTSVLIPWNTCGATQAGVLKVATLDYAPYCFFNIISPFMSIIFGYVGIKIKKINPETGKAIN; encoded by the coding sequence ATGTCCACTAACTCAAAAACGCCTACACCTACTCTCTTTCAGTCGCTCATTCCTATTCTTGGCTTAATCGTTTTATTAGTATTTAATGTTCTTATTTTTGGTGATAATGCTACTTCTGGTGCAAATCAAGTAGCTTTACTTTTGGCTGGTGCAATAGCAGGTCTAGTAGCTTGGTATCTCAAAATGAGTTGGACACAAGTAATGGATGGTGTTTTGGAAAGTATTAATTCAGCTATGTCTGCTGTTTTGATTTTATTAATGATTGGCGCATTGGCTGGTACTTGGATGCTTAGTGGAATTGTTCCTGCTCTTATTTATTATGGTTTACAAGTTTTGACACCTACTTTTTTCTTAGTGGCTTCTTGTATTGTTTGTGCTTTAGTATCTCTAGGAACGGGAAGTTCTTGGTCGACGATTGCAACAGTGGGGATTGCTCTTCTAGGGATTGGTGCAGCTCTTGGTTTTGATGAAGGTTTGGTAGCAGGTGCAATTATTTCAGGTGCTTACTTTGGAGATAAAATGTCACCTTTATCAGATACAACAAATCTTGCTCCTGCGATGGCTGGCACTGACCTTTTTACGCATATTCGTTATATGCTTTACACTACTGTACCCTCTTTCTCAATTACATTGATTTTATTTTTGATAATTGGATTAATGAGTGAAAATACAGCTTCTGCAAGCAATGTAAACGAAATTATGAGTGCCATTGAAAATAAATTTTCTATAAGTCCTTTTCTTTTTGCTGTTCCTGTTGCTGTTATTGCATTGATTGTAAGTAAAGTACCTGCTTTACCTTCACTTCTAATTGGAAGTGTTTTGGGAGGTATTTTTGCTATTATTTTTCAACCAGAAATCATTGAACAAGTAGCCAATGTAGCTCCTACTTTGGAAAGTCTGAATAAAGAACCAGAAACAGCTTATAGAAATATGCGAATATTTGCTTTAGAAAATTTTGGAGGTTATACGGCTGTTATGATGGCAATGTTTGGCGATGTAAGCCTTATTACAGACAGTGAAACAGTAAACGGACTTTTGTCTAGTAGTGGAATGAAAGGAATGTTGGGAACAATTTGGTTAATTTTGTGTGCTATGATTTTTGGTGGTGTCATGGATGCTGCTGGAATGCTTGCACGTATTAGCAATGCTGTTATTTCATTGGCTCACTCTACGGGTTCGATGATTGCAGCTACTGTCGGAACTTGTATTGTATTTAACTTAACAGCTTCTGACCAATATTTGGCAGTTGTAGTTCCAGGAAAGATGTATGCAAATGCTTTTCGTAAAAAAGGACTTGCACCTGAAAACCTAAGCCGAACACTAGAAGATTCAGGAACAGTTACATCAGTTTTGATTCCTTGGAATACATGTGGAGCAACACAAGCAGGAGTTTTGAAAGTTGCCACTCTAGATTATGCACCTTATTGTTTCTTTAATATTATTAGCCCTTTTATGAGTATTATTTTTGGTTATGTTGGAATAAAAATCAAAAAAATTAATCCCGAAACAGGAAAAGCTATTAACTAA
- a CDS encoding TerC/Alx family metal homeostasis membrane protein, whose translation MNEYIFFALFTVFIVLILLVDLGVFSKENHIISFKEAAIWSVFWICLALGFWLFLDYYGDLIHGVESYDDVKRIVEKYIAEEDREGILVEGNYELSVQNYREKMSLDFITGYLLEYSLSVDNIFVIILIFSSFGVAEKYFKKVLFWGILGAILMRFLFIFLGATIIQHAHWVLYVFGAFLIFTGGKMFYEFIKGEEEEEIDTNDSWIVKWTSKVFNVYPRYVGSHFFIPLPTYEEGLLTKSINNKKLKTNENRKRKKKITWAVTPLFIVVLVIEFTDLIFAVDSIPAIFAVTQDPYVVFFSNIFAILGLRSMFFFLSNIMHLFHYLKLGLAFLLTYIGLKMLAGTWLKTFGFTNEHSIFIILGILAISILASIIFPQKEVTTPSSKTEDKRNMKNVS comes from the coding sequence ATGAACGAATATATATTTTTCGCACTCTTTACCGTCTTTATTGTCCTTATTCTTTTAGTTGATTTGGGTGTTTTTTCGAAAGAAAATCATATCATCTCATTCAAAGAAGCTGCTATTTGGAGTGTATTTTGGATATGCTTAGCTCTTGGGTTTTGGCTCTTTTTGGATTATTATGGAGATCTGATTCATGGAGTAGAAAGTTATGATGATGTCAAACGCATTGTAGAAAAATATATTGCAGAAGAAGATAGAGAAGGCATCTTGGTAGAAGGTAATTATGAACTTAGCGTTCAGAATTATAGAGAGAAAATGTCTTTAGATTTCATAACAGGTTATTTATTAGAATATTCACTCTCCGTTGATAATATTTTTGTCATTATTTTGATTTTTAGTTCGTTTGGAGTAGCTGAGAAATATTTCAAAAAAGTGCTATTTTGGGGTATTTTGGGAGCAATATTGATGCGTTTTCTATTTATTTTCTTAGGTGCTACTATTATTCAGCATGCTCATTGGGTTTTATATGTCTTTGGAGCTTTCTTGATTTTTACTGGTGGCAAAATGTTTTATGAATTTATAAAAGGTGAGGAAGAAGAAGAAATTGATACGAATGATAGTTGGATAGTAAAATGGACTTCTAAAGTCTTTAATGTTTATCCTCGTTATGTAGGTTCACATTTTTTCATTCCACTTCCTACCTATGAAGAAGGATTATTGACTAAAAGTATCAATAATAAAAAATTAAAAACTAATGAAAACAGAAAACGTAAAAAGAAAATAACTTGGGCTGTTACTCCACTTTTTATTGTTGTTTTGGTTATCGAATTTACAGATTTGATTTTTGCTGTTGATTCTATTCCTGCTATTTTTGCTGTTACACAAGACCCTTATGTAGTCTTTTTCTCCAATATATTTGCTATTTTAGGTTTGCGTTCAATGTTCTTTTTCTTATCGAATATTATGCACCTTTTCCACTATCTCAAACTCGGTTTGGCTTTCCTACTTACTTATATTGGTCTGAAGATGCTTGCAGGAACTTGGCTCAAAACATTTGGTTTTACTAATGAACATTCCATTTTTATTATCTTGGGAATACTTGCTATTAGTATTTTGGCCTCTATAATTTTTCCTCAAAAAGAAGTTACTACTCCTAGTTCTAAAACAGAAGATAAAAGAAATATGAAAAATGTTAGTTAG
- a CDS encoding OmpA family protein: protein MFSSFFSPINKIVEHSFSTLYENWKGIPYAKDIVKNKVSYLPTSFLPKSIFSSISRPLDDQLIDGRFTIGYGDKSILFGYPYSFSTSHFVLQSSGKYASNNPELSQTKALKGVLISEVEENSDMTFTSKVIYTYDNLLITQTLVPVDADLEDLENTSKGNYYKIEYEIENQSDAPRDIEFTLLLDPMIDADDICKLSADGSHIGMDVKFESANMPLHFAFFNGGLQAQLVTKHKNVIGPDLAYVGQWAYLTNVLQLEQQKVGNYTDDSAILLRWNTKTLRKGEVRTFRVFYGVPKGKEGINLQHHHPNRKSQITLYFDANQSQLSSEEEAKLRNFIGARRWKAALVEGYTDAKGSEQVNLELSKDRISQVGYALQMFGIKYEKILRKSHGEFFARNDDTARGVGEQKDRKVVVTVWR from the coding sequence GTGTTTTCATCCTTCTTTTCCCCAATAAATAAGATAGTTGAACACTCTTTTTCAACTCTATATGAAAATTGGAAAGGTATTCCTTATGCAAAGGATATTGTAAAAAATAAAGTTAGCTATCTTCCTACTAGTTTTTTACCTAAAAGTATTTTCTCGTCGATTTCTCGTCCGTTAGATGACCAACTTATAGACGGACGTTTTACCATAGGTTATGGCGATAAAAGTATTTTATTTGGTTATCCTTATTCTTTTTCTACTTCCCATTTTGTTTTACAATCAAGTGGAAAATATGCATCTAATAACCCAGAGCTTTCTCAAACGAAGGCATTAAAAGGTGTTCTTATTTCAGAAGTGGAAGAAAATTCTGATATGACGTTTACTTCAAAAGTAATTTATACCTATGATAATCTATTGATAACCCAAACTTTAGTGCCTGTTGATGCAGATTTAGAAGATTTAGAAAATACATCTAAAGGAAATTATTATAAAATAGAATACGAAATAGAAAATCAATCTGATGCTCCAAGAGACATAGAGTTTACACTTTTGTTAGACCCTATGATTGATGCTGATGATATTTGTAAACTTTCGGCTGATGGTTCGCATATTGGAATGGATGTAAAGTTTGAAAGTGCAAACATGCCTTTACATTTTGCATTTTTTAATGGTGGCTTGCAGGCACAGTTAGTCACTAAACATAAAAATGTAATTGGTCCAGACTTGGCTTATGTAGGGCAATGGGCATATCTAACAAATGTTTTGCAACTTGAACAGCAAAAAGTGGGAAACTATACAGATGACAGTGCAATTCTTTTGAGATGGAATACAAAAACGTTAAGAAAGGGTGAGGTGCGTACTTTTAGAGTATTTTATGGCGTGCCTAAAGGAAAAGAAGGAATAAATTTGCAACATCATCACCCAAATAGAAAATCTCAAATTACGTTGTATTTTGATGCTAACCAAAGTCAATTAAGTTCAGAAGAAGAAGCTAAATTACGAAACTTTATTGGTGCTAGACGTTGGAAGGCTGCTTTAGTAGAAGGTTATACAGATGCAAAAGGTTCTGAACAAGTAAATTTAGAACTCTCTAAAGATAGAATCAGTCAGGTGGGTTATGCTTTGCAGATGTTTGGTATAAAATACGAAAAAATTTTACGCAAATCACACGGAGAATTTTTTGCTCGCAATGATGACACAGCTAGAGGAGTTGGAGAACAAAAAGATAGAAAAGTAGTAGTAACAGTTTGGAGATAG
- the nhaD gene encoding sodium:proton antiporter NhaD, with product MSYEIVVIIIFVLGYMAIALEHNIKVDKAAPALLIAVLCWTVYIVSEGILPHDEDMIHKIVHGHDQGLLTHLAETSQILFFLLCAMTIVEVIDAHQGFEVITKRITTQDKRKLIWIISWVTFFLSAALDNLATTIVMVSMLRKLVTDKNDRLIYVSMVVIAANAGGAWSPIGDVTTTMLWIGGQVTTVNIITKLMLPSIVCLLAPLTVITFMLKGDLKPDKKGTLDSGGHGGHAPIQVREADRNLVFGIGLAGLLFVPIFKTITHLPPFMGMSFSLGIVWLVTEILHNRKKAEDGAHGKLSVVAILERVDVPSVLFFFGILLAVGCLQSMGTLNKLAVFLDATFTGEGGVYIIGLLLGLMSAIVDNVPLVAASMGMYDLSVYPPDHVFWEFIAYCAGTGGSTLIIGSAAGVAAMGMEHINFMWYLRKIAWLSLIGYVAGAAVFMAMQLFVVH from the coding sequence ATGTCTTACGAGATTGTCGTTATTATAATTTTTGTTTTGGGCTACATGGCTATTGCCCTTGAACATAATATTAAAGTTGATAAAGCTGCGCCTGCGCTTCTAATTGCTGTTCTGTGTTGGACAGTCTATATCGTTTCAGAAGGAATACTACCTCACGATGAAGATATGATTCATAAAATTGTTCATGGACATGATCAAGGACTTCTTACACATCTTGCCGAAACCTCCCAGATTCTATTCTTTTTGCTTTGTGCCATGACGATTGTTGAAGTAATTGATGCTCATCAAGGCTTTGAAGTAATTACAAAAAGAATAACCACACAAGATAAAAGAAAACTTATTTGGATTATTAGTTGGGTAACATTTTTCTTATCAGCAGCATTAGACAATCTTGCAACAACTATTGTAATGGTTTCGATGCTTCGCAAATTGGTTACAGACAAAAATGATCGTTTGATATATGTAAGTATGGTAGTTATTGCTGCCAATGCTGGTGGTGCGTGGTCGCCTATTGGTGATGTTACAACTACTATGCTTTGGATTGGTGGACAAGTAACAACAGTAAATATTATTACAAAATTGATGTTGCCTAGTATTGTATGTTTACTTGCTCCTCTTACAGTTATTACTTTCATGTTAAAGGGAGATTTGAAACCAGACAAAAAAGGCACTTTAGACTCTGGAGGACATGGTGGACATGCTCCTATTCAAGTAAGAGAGGCTGATAGAAACCTAGTATTCGGAATTGGTCTTGCAGGACTTTTATTTGTTCCTATTTTCAAAACAATTACACATTTACCTCCTTTTATGGGAATGTCATTTAGTTTAGGAATTGTATGGCTGGTTACTGAAATACTTCATAATCGCAAAAAAGCAGAAGATGGAGCGCATGGTAAACTTTCTGTTGTAGCTATTTTAGAGCGTGTAGATGTTCCTAGTGTACTATTCTTCTTTGGTATTTTACTTGCCGTAGGTTGTTTGCAGTCTATGGGAACACTTAATAAACTAGCTGTCTTTTTAGATGCGACTTTCACAGGAGAGGGAGGCGTTTATATTATCGGTCTTCTTTTAGGACTTATGTCTGCGATTGTGGATAATGTACCATTAGTAGCTGCCTCTATGGGTATGTATGATTTGAGTGTATATCCTCCAGACCATGTGTTTTGGGAGTTTATTGCTTACTGTGCAGGAACAGGTGGAAGTACACTTATTATCGGTTCTGCTGCTGGTGTAGCTGCCATGGGAATGGAGCATATTAACTTTATGTGGTATCTTAGAAAAATTGCTTGGCTTTCACTTATTGGATACGTTGCTGGAGCTGCTGTATTTATGGCTATGCAATTATTTGTTGTTCATTAA
- a CDS encoding protein-export chaperone SecB, giving the protein MKPTTSSQNSFELLNIILLESNFKRDVEISYTDEEFKSNIDIGIENQLKDSILFVEVSLTYSSGIEDNKEIQAFIKMVGVFKCPNNSDLSTETFGKINAPAILFPFIRENLASVSMKAGISPILLPPVNFVKLSQK; this is encoded by the coding sequence ATGAAACCTACTACATCTTCGCAGAATTCTTTTGAACTGCTAAACATAATTCTTTTAGAAAGTAACTTTAAAAGAGATGTTGAAATTAGTTATACAGACGAAGAATTTAAAAGTAATATAGATATAGGAATAGAAAATCAATTAAAAGATAGTATTCTTTTTGTTGAAGTATCTTTGACTTACTCTTCTGGTATAGAGGATAATAAGGAAATACAAGCATTTATAAAAATGGTAGGCGTATTCAAATGTCCTAATAACTCTGATTTATCTACTGAAACATTTGGTAAAATTAATGCACCAGCTATATTATTCCCTTTTATAAGAGAAAATTTGGCTTCTGTTTCAATGAAAGCAGGAATAAGTCCTATTCTATTACCTCCTGTAAACTTTGTGAAGTTATCACAAAAATAA